A single region of the Peromyscus eremicus chromosome 16_21, PerEre_H2_v1, whole genome shotgun sequence genome encodes:
- the LOC131926645 gene encoding solute carrier family 5 member 4: MLAMGTALPPAMASTVSSSTSTSSSELSSLSENINNAADISVIVIYFVVVIAVGVWAMLKTNRSTVGGFFLAGRAMTWWPMGASLFASNIGSGHFVGLAGTGAASGIAVTAFESHSFLLLLVLGWFFVPIYIKAGVMTMPEYLRKRFGGKRLQIYLSVLSLFICVALTISSNIFSGAIFIKLAFGLDLYLSIFILLAITAVFTITGGLASVIYTDTLQAIIMLIGSFILMVFAFIEVGGYENFTEKYMNAIPSVIEGDNLTISPKCYTPQPDSFHIFRDAVTGDIPWPGTAFGMVITALWYWCTDQVIVQRCLCGKNMSHVKAACIVCGYLKLLPIFFMVMPGMISRILYTDMVACVVPSECVKQCGVDIGCTNYAYPTMVLKLMPMGLRGLMLSVMVASLMSSLTSIFNSASTLFTIDLYTKMRKKASERELLIAGRLFVTVLIVTSILWVPIVEVSQGEQLIHYTESISSYLGPPIAAVFLLGVFCKRVNEQGAFWGLMVGLVMGLIRMIAEFSYGTGSCLVTTNCPKIICGVHYLYYAIILFSVSVLVILGVSFLTKPIPDVHLYRLCWTFRNSEEERIDLDAEDKREEGADDGTEEDQSEKPRGCLKKTYDLFCGLQKTGPKLTKEEEEVLKKKLTDTSEEPFWRTVVNVNAIVLLTVAVFFYGYFA; the protein is encoded by the exons ATGCTTGCAATGGGGACAGCATTGCCTCCAGCCATGGCCAGCACAGTAAGCTCCAGTACCAGCACTTCCAGCTCAGAACTGTCTTCACTGTCAGAGAACATCAATAATGCTGCTGACATCTCTGTCATTGTCATCTATTTCGTGGTGGTGATAGCTGTTGGAGTGTGG GCAATGTTGAAGACAAACAGAAGCACTGTTGGAGGCTTCTTCCTGGCAGGTCGAGCTATGACCTGGTGGCCG ATGGGTGCCTCTCTGTTTGCAAGCAACATTGGCAGTGGCCACTTTGTGGGCCTGGCTGGGACAGGTGCAGCTTCAGGAATTGCTGTTACcgcatttgaatcacat TCGTTTCTCTTGTTGCTGGTTCTGGGGTGGTTTTTTGTCCCCATCTACATCAAGGCAGGG GTGATGACCATGCCAGAATACCTCAGGAAGCGGTTTGGTGGGAAGAGACTTCAGATCTACCTATCAGTCCTCTCCCTCTTCATCTGCGTGGCTTTGACAATCTCA TCAAACATATTTTCTGGAGCCATATTCATAAAGCTGGCATTTGGACTGGACCTTTACTTGTCGATCTTCATCCTTTTGGCTATCACTGCTGTTTTCACAATCACTG GGGGCTTGGCATCCGTGATTTACACAGATACCCTCCAGGCCATTATCATGCTGATTGGATCTTTCATCCTCATGGTGTTTG CATTTATTGAAGTTGGAGGCTATGAAAATTTTACAGAGAAGTACATGAATGCTATCCCATCTGTAATTGAGGGGGACAACCTGACAATCAGCCCCAAGTGCTACACTCCTCAGCCGGACTCCTTCCACATCTTCCGAGATGCTGTCACTGGAGACATTCCATGGCCAGGAACTGCATTTGGAATGGTTATTACAGCTTTGTGGTACTGGTGCACAGACCAA GTCATTGTACAGCGCTGCTTGTGTGGCAAGAACATGTCCCATGTGAAGGCTGCCTGCATAGTGTGTGGGTACCTGAAGCTGCTGCCCATATTTTTCATGGTAATGCCAGGGATGATCAGCCGAATTCTGTACACAG ATATGGTGGCCTGTGTTGTGCCTTCTGAGTGTGTAAAGCAGTGTGGTGTTGACATTGGCTGCACTAACTATGCCTATCCAACAATGGTGCTGAAACTGATGCCCATGG GACTTCGAGGCCTGATGCTGTCAGTCATGGTGGCCTCTCTTATGAGCTCCCTGACCTCAATCTTCAACAGTGCCAGCACCCTCTTCACCATCGACCTCTACaccaagatgaggaagaaggcaTCTGAGAGAGAGCTCCTGATTGCTGGACG GTTGTTTGTCACTGTATTAattgtcaccagcatcttgtggGTCCCAATAGTAGAAGTATCTCAAGGTGAACAACTGATCCACTACACAGAATCCATTTCTAGCTACCTTGGGCCTCCTATTGCAGCTGTCTTCCTGCTTGGAGTCTTCTGTAAAAGGGTCAATGAACAA ggtGCATTCTGGGGTCTGATGGTTGGACTCGTGATGGGCCTTATCCGTATGATTGCAGAGTTTTCTTATGGGACAGGGAGTTGCCTGGTCACCACTAACTGTCCCAAGATCATCTGTGGAGTGCACTATCTATATTATGCCATCATTCTCTTTTCCGTGTCTGTGTTGGTTATCCTGGGAGTTTCTTTCTTAACAAAACCCATTCCTGATGTACAT CTGTATCGCCTGTGCTGGACTTTTCGGAACAGTGAGGAGGAGAGAATCGATTTAGATGCAGAAGATaaaagggaggaaggagctgatgaTGGGACTGAAGAGG aCCAATCTGAGAAACCTCGTGGATGTCTCAAGAAGACTTATGACTTATTCTGTGGTTTGCAAAAAACAGGACCCAAGCTgactaaagaagaagaagaagtcctGAAGAAGAAACTCACAGACACATCAGAGGAGCCCTTCTGGAGGACTGTTGTGAATGTCAATGCCATTGTCCTCCTGACTGTGGCAGTTTTTTTCTATGGCTATTTTGCCTGA